The window ACACCAGTGGCAGGATTTCTCATCCACCAGCTCCCTTCTTTCCGACTGCACGCCAGATACCTTCGAACTGTGCTACAACGTGGCATGTGCACACATTGCAAGAGATGATCTCAAGAGCGCCGCGACCCTCCTAAAGCGAGCTGCCCAACTATGCGATGCCTCGGAGGAGCTGACAGAAGAAGATAAAGAGGGCGAGCTAAAATCCATATTGGCCCAGCAGGCATATGTTCATGCCAGGCTTGGTGAAACCCGGCAGGCATTAGATCTGTACCAGTCGCTACCTACAACAGAGTGAGTAATGATATTCCATAATAGTCATGAAATACAGGTGGTTAACTCTTGTAAACCCAACTAGGGATGCGGACCCAAACCTTGCGCTTGTGATACAGAACAACATTTCTGTATTGCAGATGAAGCCTGTCAACCCGTTCTTGTTTCATCGTCAAACAGCCGCGTGGATGAGATTTGCTACCAGTGCCAAATTATTCAGTTACCAAGCTACAGTCTTGGCTCGAAACGCTGCAATAATCAACACCCAGGCACATAAGACATCCGGGGTCCGACCAAAATTCTACGAGAAGCCACAATTACTTGGTATTGGACAGGATAATAATGTGTTCTCGGTCCTGAATGTGTCTACTGAAACACAAGGAAATACCCAAAGGGAGCTTCTCCGACGCCTGGCAGCTCTATCCAATCAGCGGCCCAAGGATGTCGGCCTTGTCATCACCATGGTGCAACTTCACCTGCAACAAAAGAATAGGTCGGCAGCTTTGACTGTTTTAGAAAGATTTTTCAATCGTCTCAGCCTATCCGAGAACGGGGATGGTGATGTCCGCTTCAGCCCTGGTTTGATCGCCTTGGCGGTTTCCTTGATGGAGTCTCTAGGCAGAAATTCGTCTATCAATTCTGAACTAGCCCAGGCAGTCAAATACTGGCAAGATAGACCGATCGCTTCCATTATGTCTCTCCTGAGAGAGGCAGGTATTGAGCTTTCGACGTCATCGAACCCCATAAATTCGCGCCTTGCTGCGTCTGCCTTCAAGAAGCTTCATGGAGAGAGTGACGAATCTCCTGTTGTTTCGGCTGGCCTAGTTGCAACCCTGGCCACCTCCGACTATTCAACAGTCGAACGACATACCGGCCAGCTCCCCTCTGTGCAAACATTAGTTGGCGACACAGATGTTCGTATTTTATTCAACAGCGGCGTTGCAGTGACGTCGAACAGTGCCGCCGCTTCAAGAAAGAGAGCAGCTCCGGATGAGAACCCCGGTGAGCAGTTGAAAAGGAACAGGAGAAGGCTGCGAAAAACCTACGCTGAGCATAATAAGCCTCTCGACCCAGAACGGTGGTTGCCACTTCGAGATCGCTCGACGCACCGCCCCAAGGGCAAGAAGGgcaagaaaaaaaaaggcgaGTCAACGCAGGGTGGCGTCGTTAAAAATGACGAAACGTTAGAGTTGGTGGGCGGAGGCGGAGTTAGGGTAGAAAAGGCATCAGGTTCCAACACGTcaaagaagaagaagggaaGAAAATAACTGAATCACATTGTTTGTTCAGTTTGGTTTCTGCCTCATCCCGCGCCCATCTGACCCTACCCGAGCACGATCCTCCCACTGGCCAAAGTCTGGCACAGGGTTTAATTTATAAGCGATTTTTGCATTGACAAGTAGACATAGCTTCGTGAAACTGTAGGACAGGGCCAGCCCTGATAAATTCTTGGAAATGTGATACGACACCATAGGATCTTCCGGTCACAATCGGCCCAACATGGCGCAGGTCGCTTCTGCTGCCTTCCATCGGAGCTCTCGTTGCCCCCCCATGTGATATCCGCCATCCGTGCCAACTGCCTAATTCTGCAACCATGTCGCCGATGAACGAATACATTCCTGCTCCAACTTGACTCCTGGCTGCTGCTTCTTAGCCAATCCCAAAATTTGATCACGCGTTCACAACTTGTACCGGACGACTAAGCAGGTGGTTTGGCCCTGGAAGCGAATCCTCATCGCTTTCGTCACCAGGTTCACGTGGCCGGTCCACGAACATTTCTTGGCTCTGATATGACTCTTCGGTCTCTTGGTCGTACGCATCTATACCCTCATTTTCTGACTCAAGGAGTAGAGGTGACTGACGACCCTCGGAGAGGCTCACCACAGCCTCGCTTTCCCCATCAGACGGAACAGCCAACCTTCCACCCGCAGAGACACTCCTAGCCGCCTGAGCAGTCGAGTATCTTCTATAGAGCTCCCGGAAGCTTCGAGCAGTAGCAGTACCAGCACTTGCCGCAGACTCTCTACGGCCGGTGTTGAGCTCGGTTTGGTGCGATGGGATTTCGTGAGCAGAGTGAAAGTCGTCATGTGGCTCGCCATTAGAAACAAGTGTAGCAAGACGTAGCTccatctgctgctgctgctttcGACCAATAACTTTCTCGTCTTGCGACATGGACTGTATCTCAGTACCGAGATTTATAACCGACGCTTTCTTGCCATGGACAACGAAGCTTCCTGTACCCCGTGAGAGAATTGTGTCCCGAGGGGATTCCTCGGGTAGCCCACCTGGCCCCAGCTCTCTGCCTCTCCTACTGCGGTGATGAGATAGATGACCGGCACCTTCTCGGAGTGTGCGTTGAAGGCTTCGCCGAATTTTGGTTCTGTCCAACACATCCCGGTCGGAAGAGGTTTGGTGTTCGGCATTGTCTACCGATGTGGACACCAGTCCCTTGCTTGCAAGCTCTCTACCGAATCTAGCCTCCCACAACCCGGTCTGCCTCAACAGATCACGTTCATCAGCATCAACATCATCCTGGCTAGGGCTATCTGTGCTTGGTAATGCCATTCTTGTCCCGACACACGATGAAGCCCGTTGCGCAGGAGTTGTGATGGACGTGGTGGACTGGGGCGGCGAAGGGCTAGTGCTTGCGTGAGAGCCATGGCGAATGCTTCCTACATCCGATGCTGAGTCAGTCGGGTCACCGGAGGCCCCCCACTGCCTGGTGGCAGTATTCGGGGGCATCGGGAATGGCTGCTTGGACATCAAATCTGGTCCAACATTATTCTTGGCCATAGGCGAACACCGAACTAAAGAGGGACCGATAGGAGTTTCGGAACCACTCTCGTTGCCACTCGTTGGTTTGGAAGCCAGTGGTTGTGTTATGGGGGATGCTGACGATCCAGATTCAAGTTGTTTCTTGGTTGGTGTGACAAATGATGCGGAAGGCGGCCAATCCTCAGCAAGATCTTGAATAAGGATATCTCGGTGGCATTTCTCCTTCCATATCTCCATTCGAGTCCACTTCAACTGCGCAGCTGTCCGAGCTGCAGCTAGCAATAACTGTTCTCTTGTTCGGGGTTGAATGGGAGCCAGGATTTGCAAATGACGCGCATTCCTCAGCTGCTCTTCAAGCTGTCTTTGGACGTCGTACACTTTGCGGTCCGCTTCAGCAATTTTATACTGAATTCCATCTCGCCTAGCCGATTGGATATCTTCTGCCATCTTGTGATCAATTTTCCCCCGGGCAACGGACACAGGACCAGTGGGTGATTGGACAACTTGGCTGGAACTGAAACTATCGAGACGCCTTATACCACGGCGGCCCTGACCATCGTAGTTGCCTCCAATGACGCCACGCATCCTAACACCCGACGTCCTGAATGCGGCGGCGTAGTTGAGTTTGGCAAGCCAGTCATTCAACTCGTCCTCGCTGTCGGCAAGAAGCATCTCATCAAGCCCTCCCTGTCTGACGTAGACAAACGCATTCTTGTGCTTTTTATACGTAGTGTCCAATAGCGCAACAGCTCCATGGGTTGAAATCAACGCATCCGGCTTGAACTCCTCTAGAGGTGGCTTGAATATTATTGGAATTCCGTCATGGCCTGCCTTGATATGGTTTTCGTATTGATGAATAAGATTCTTAACCCAACTGGTGTTTCGAAAGAAATACAGTTGGGCGCCCGTAAGTATAGCACCCCATTCCTGCCACGGAGAACGAGCTTTCCTCTTCTTGGTATCCTTCCGCCAGAGTAAGCCAACTTTGGTTATTTTAATATCGACGATACCAGGATGTGCATTTTCTGGATTCGTGACAGTTTGCTCTGACATGAAAGCGTCTGGTCGAGATCTCGCTGAGACAATTTGCAAGACTCCTGTCCTGAAAAACGTTTTCTGCAGGTCTTTGAGGTTGAGGCAGCTAGCCGTTCCCAAGTAATTGTAGTGTTCGTCCAAATGCATTGCATCCTTTAAACTTGGCCGCAAGGCATCCAAGTTTCCATCCAGTATGAGTGTATATGGATCAATAGGTTCCTTCGCAGTTCGCTTGGCCGCGTCCCCAGCAGTGGATGACAAAAATTGTTTTCTTCTCGGTTTGATCGTAATATTGCGCTCTTGAGTCAGGTCGACATCGTCCTCAACATGAATGAATGGAGTGTATGAAATGTTGTCATAGAAGCATTCAAGTATATCGTCGAATATGCCTTCACCACGTGTGTTTTTAAGGTAATCACGTTTCTGCATTTTGTGCTTGTTGTTTTTGTTGAAGACATCCGTATGCAAAATGAGGAGGGAGAACGCAATGAAGTAAGCCTGATCTGGGGAGGAGTAAATGCCAGGGTTGCACTCATGATATCGATTGGCAAATGCCTGAAGACATCGGTCTATCTGCTGTGTCTCCTTTGGCAGTTCGGTTTCCATAAGTAGCTTTCGAATAGCCATGTCCATTGGGTCGCCAAAAAAGCTCAAACCACGCATGTAGCTTCGCAAGACTGCCATAGAGAAAGGATCAGAGTCCTTTGACAAGGCAGAGGCTATCAGCCCGTGGCGTACAACCTCTTCAAGGCGGGCGAGATATTTGGCCGGAGACTCATCCTTGCGTCGTTCGGGCAAAATGACCGGCTCTCTGGGAAGATGGAGTGAATTGCTCTTCGACGCGATGGAGCCAGGGGTTGCTGGCGTAAGGGAGCCATGACGACTCAGTTCGGAAGTTTGACGTGTGCGACTAAGCCCAAACAAGTCTCCAAAGCTCTTCCGGCCTGTCGACATTGAAATCCGTACGGCAGGCGGCAGATGACTATCAGTCGATTGGTGTGTTACAGAGCTTATTGTAGATGACCTGCCTCGCAGCAGGTTGGGTTGTGTCGCGGAAGAGTGACTTGAGAATGGGCCAGCTTTGTGAGCAACGAGGGCCACAGGGGCAGATGTCCCGGGTTCCAGCCCATGAGCATCCTGGTCCGCATTTGCACGAGGGGTTATCACGCTTTGTGCTGAGGCCGGACGAGGCGTAGGAGTGATACGAAGAGATGTCGAAGACTCCGTTCTGATAACGCCTGCTTTCTTTTGCTGTAGATGTGCAACGGGGAAGAAAGGTTCGGCTGCTTTTTTTATCCTGCGCAGTTTGAAGAATGAGTTGGAAGGCACGGCTTGCTTGGGGGTAGTGGATGGGCTCGAGTGATGTATGCGGTCGGGTGAGCTGGTATCAGACCTGGACGACTCGGATTGGCGATTGTCAAATGTGGTCAAAGCGGTGTGGTTCGAGATAGCCGTGGATTGTGTAGATGGACGAGGTGATCGCGGTTCATCCATCAGAGCGAGAGAGGGTCTGCCACTCCCATCTGTGGATAGTTTCCTCGACATCTTGCTCATATTCCTGCGGTTGCCACTGTCATCTCGAAGAACATCGTTGGAGCGTCGAAACTTCGAGGCAAGATTCATGCCAGAGTGTATCTTCTTTGGGCCAGCAATATCGTTGGTCGGGGCTGTCGTAATGATGGCAGGGGCTAGTTAATGCTGGTCAGCGTAGGCCTAGAAGAGGGCAGGGGCACCCACGTCTTGGGACAGGAGGAGGCCTCTCGGCCTGCTGTTTTGCCCTGAGGGATAGTTGGGAGTCGGAGGCGTTTCGAAAGCGCAACACAGAAAATCGTCGGTGTTTATAGGACTCTTGGACAGTCGTCTCAGGGCTCAGGTGTCTAGGAAAGGTGGCGCCTTTGTCTTCCGATGCCCGCCGTTGCCCATGTTCCCGGATTGAGGGTTCTGAGGATGGAGACGACATGAGTATTGGAGCGCCGGTGTGACCCTCGGCGTTGTTCTCATCAGAAACGCTGTCGCCGGTATTGCTTTGTGCTCCGGCCTCACTGACCATAttgcctcgacgacgaagaaacGGCATAACGACCAACGAATATCATGGCACACAGCCGCACTTGGCAGTTGTTCAATCGTTGCAAGCTAAAGGTGTTGTGATGAATCGGCTGTCAATCGTCCTGTGTCAAACTCGGTTCCTTCCTATCAGTTGACACTGATGATCTATCGACAAGGGAGGCTACTAGCTGAACTGTATGCGCCTCTCACCTCTCTCTTAGTGTTCACTTGCGAGGCGGCGTTGTCGATCACAAGCCTCACGTCTCGTTGATTTATGGTGTCTGTGACCTCGAGGTTCGCTAGTACAAGTTCATTCGGTACGGAGTTACGTAATTGGATGTCGCCCTATCATGAACTAGGTGCACTATTCGTGTCAGAAAATTGGTTGGCTGTTACACAGTATAttgagtactaggtatgaaTTCATACTagtttactccgtacggaggactgTAGTGGTATTACACTAAAAGTAGTGCGGTGGATACACACTACTAGCCACACCGATCAACCTACCAGCTATAGAGGCTAACGCAAGCCGCAATAACCAACCAATAACAGAACAGGCTGCTGCAAAGCTAGATCAACAATTCAAAAATAGGATTCCCAATATCGTTCAGTTACACAAGTATAGCAACCAACGGTTAGAGGCTATTTGTAGTATAAGTAGGTAATGCCTAAGTTGAACGGAATAAAGAAACAGTCTCTATAGGTACAACTAGAATAATTACGTATaacatactgtactctgaCCTGGAATTAAGAGGAATAAGGTAAAGTAATTAACTGAGATTTAACCTGTATATtctaccgattttattttTAATCCGTTTAATAGTCTTAGAAGTAATAGTTATAAagtattatagagttactagtactactagtatttagtagtcggaaatagttattaagaaatctatagAACTCTAACTCTATaaggcattagagtacttatactccaatacctacttagttataAGGTGTAAGTTATATACAATAGTACgtaactctatcctaggacgtAGCTCTATTAagtaaagcctaatattataatataagGCGCGCTAAAAAAAgttattatataaaataaactaaaagaaagaaaaaagaaaattttatattttaCTCTTACTtaaatactataataaatagttttaagaccTTCCCTAAAAGATAttaaaaaaataaaaataaaaataaaaataaaaaaaggTTTAAAAAAGTATAATAAGTTTAAGTAATATAATTAGTATGTATTTATATCTTAAGGTAGTTATAATAGTAGTTTACCTATAGTAAGGTTAAGTTAGATTTTTATTAAAGTTACTTTAAATttagttttttcctttaggGTATTTAAAtttttatattttattttatagcttactgttatggtatcgggcttagcccaatatagggaaacggagggaaccaagggacccactgggaggaacgcatacaactagaagccctagttgttaagtagttttccctccttcaagtcttttaataaatattatagagagctctagagcagttgcctagtaactccttaacacttacttatactttactatttatataaggatcttcctattactatattaattcctttagggcctttatttatataaagGCCTTTATTAATTTTAGATTAATTATTTATAGttttattattttataaaagtattatattattccctTTAGCTTTAGGtcctttttattattaaaATATATTGAACTTAATATTCCCTTTATAAAATACTAATTTTATtttaaattaataataaGCCTAACtttaaatcctatactaTTTAACTAAATAAAAAGTTATTTATTATTCTTTTAAAAAGGTTAATATAAAAAGTAAagtataagccctaaggaatatttagtattactataaatagtattagtattattagtactataaacttaaaaaCTATTTAGTTTAGAtttttatataatttattagttttaatatatttaaggcttaatttattataatattaggctttacctaataAAGCTATATCCTAGAATAgagttatatactattatatataacttataccCTATAACTAAATAGGTattaaagtataagtactctaatacttagtacttaaAGTTAAAGTTctatagatttcttaataactatttctaactactaaatactaataatattagtaactctataatatttaagaaATCTCCCTttattacagtaagtagtaggctataAGCTATTAAACAATAAActaataaaataataatatactatataataaataaaatactactattaattaACTACTACTTAATTAGTTTATAGAAATCTAATAGTTATATTAATAGGttactataatagtatagtACTAAGCGTCCTAAGAAGTATAGTCCGGTACTATATTAGgattagtataaatacccTTAATTATCAATAGCCTAGTAATACTCCCTTAAGTCTAATAtaaactaatactaatagggGTACTATATAATAAAGATAAGTTTATATTTATAGCCTAAAAAATACTTATAGCGTATAAGTTAATAACTAACTATTAGtttattagtactaataAGGACTAGTAAATATTTATTtagtaatacttagtattaaTATTTAGTTCTATATTATAGTTTTCTTTAAAGTAGgactattatattaat of the Drechmeria coniospora strain ARSEF 6962 chromosome 01, whole genome shotgun sequence genome contains:
- a CDS encoding guanyl-nucleotide exchange factor, whose translation is MPFLRRRGNMVSEAGAQSNTGDSVSDENNAEGHTGAPILMSSPSSEPSIREHGQRRASEDKGATFPRHLSPETTVQESYKHRRFSVLRFRNASDSQLSLRAKQQAERPPPVPRPPAIITTAPTNDIAGPKKIHSGMNLASKFRRSNDVLRDDSGNRRNMSKMSRKLSTDGSGRPSLALMDEPRSPRPSTQSTAISNHTALTTFDNRQSESSRSDTSSPDRIHHSSPSTTPKQAVPSNSFFKLRRIKKAAEPFFPVAHLQQKKAGVIRTESSTSLRITPTPRPASAQSVITPRANADQDAHGLEPGTSAPVALVAHKAGPFSSHSSATQPNLLRGRSSTISSVTHQSTDSHLPPAVRISMSTGRKSFGDLFGLSRTRQTSELSRHGSLTPATPGSIASKSNSLHLPREPVILPERRKDESPAKYLARLEEVVRHGLIASALSKDSDPFSMAVLRSYMRGLSFFGDPMDMAIRKLLMETELPKETQQIDRCLQAFANRYHECNPGIYSSPDQAYFIAFSLLILHTDVFNKNNKHKMQKRDYLKNTRGEGIFDDILECFYDNISYTPFIHVEDDVDLTQERNITIKPRRKQFLSSTAGDAAKRTAKEPIDPYTLILDGNLDALRPSLKDAMHLDEHYNYLGTASCLNLKDLQKTFFRTGVLQIVSARSRPDAFMSEQTVTNPENAHPGIVDIKITKVGLLWRKDTKKRKARSPWQEWGAILTGAQLYFFRNTSWVKNLIHQYENHIKAGHDGIPIIFKPPLEEFKPDALISTHGAVALLDTTYKKHKNAFVYVRQGGLDEMLLADSEDELNDWLAKLNYAAAFRTSGVRMRGVIGGNYDGQGRRGIRRLDSFSSSQVVQSPTGPVSVARGKIDHKMAEDIQSARRDGIQYKIAEADRKVYDVQRQLEEQLRNARHLQILAPIQPRTREQLLLAAARTAAQLKWTRMEIWKEKCHRDILIQDLAEDWPPSASFVTPTKKQLESGSSASPITQPLASKPTSGNESGSETPIGPSLVRCSPMAKNNVGPDLMSKQPFPMPPNTATRQWGASGDPTDSASDVGSIRHGSHASTSPSPPQSTTSITTPAQRASSCVGTRMALPSTDSPSQDDVDADERDLLRQTGLWEARFGRELASKGLVSTSVDNAEHQTSSDRDVLDRTKIRRSLQRTLREGAGHLSHHRSRRGRELGPGGLPEESPRDTILSRGTGSFVVHGKKASVINLGTEIQSMSQDEKVIGRKQQQQMELRLATLVSNGEPHDDFHSAHEIPSHQTELNTGRRESAASAGTATARSFRELYRRYSTAQAARSVSAGGRLAVPSDGESEAVVSLSEGRQSPLLLESENEGIDAYDQETEESYQSQEMFVDRPREPGDESDEDSLPGPNHLLSRPVQVVNA
- a CDS encoding signal recognition particle protein; its protein translation is MPPEHTAALTALLRSAVISDDDEVLMAANAAIKVDKSNFIAQHTRVVALLRLDRFEDAVRVIAEGGTKLEAKCTLEKAYALYKLGDLSAAADCLKTSALDNRGLCHIAAQVAYRAERFSETEAIYHRLLDAADESQEDNDLNINIRAAQAQHQWQDFSSTSSLLSDCTPDTFELCYNVACAHIARDDLKSAATLLKRAAQLCDASEELTEEDKEGELKSILAQQAYVHARLGETRQALDLYQSLPTTEDADPNLALVIQNNISVLQMKPVNPFLFHRQTAAWMRFATSAKLFSYQATVLARNAAIINTQAHKTSGVRPKFYEKPQLLGIGQDNNVFSVLNVSTETQGNTQRELLRRLAALSNQRPKDVGLVITMVQLHLQQKNRSAALTVLERFFNRLSLSENGDGDVRFSPGLIALAVSLMESLGRNSSINSELAQAVKYWQDRPIASIMSLLREAGIELSTSSNPINSRLAASAFKKLHGESDESPVVSAGLVATLATSDYSTVERHTGQLPSVQTLVGDTDVRILFNSGVAVTSNSAAASRKRAAPDENPGEQLKRNRRRLRKTYAEHNKPLDPERWLPLRDRSTHRPKGKKGKKKKGESTQGGVVKNDETLELVGGGGVRVEKASGSNTSKKKKGRK